In Pseudomonas fluorescens, one genomic interval encodes:
- a CDS encoding Bug family tripartite tricarboxylate transporter substrate binding protein, which yields MNLSLRKVALAAGVMLFAGQLMAEPKRPECIAPASPGGGFDLTCKLAQSALVNEKLLTKPMRVTYMPGGVGAVAYNAVVAQRPADAGTLVAWSSGSLLNLAQGKFGRFDETNVRWLAAVGTSYGAIAVKSDSPYKTLDDLVKALKKDPSSVVIGSGGTVGSQDWMQTALIAKAAGINPRDLRYVALEGGGEIATALLGGHIQVGSTDISDSMPHIQSGDMRLLAVFADKRIDEPEMKDIPTAREQGYDIVWPVVRGFYLGPKVSDEDYAWWKDAFDKLLASDDFAKLRDQRELFPFAMTGPELDTYVKKQVADYKVLAKEFGLIQ from the coding sequence GCCGCTGGCGTCATGCTCTTCGCCGGCCAATTGATGGCCGAACCGAAACGTCCGGAATGCATCGCCCCGGCCTCCCCCGGCGGTGGTTTCGACCTGACTTGCAAACTGGCGCAGAGCGCGCTGGTCAACGAAAAACTGCTGACCAAACCGATGCGCGTGACCTACATGCCCGGCGGTGTCGGCGCAGTGGCGTACAACGCGGTCGTCGCCCAGCGCCCGGCCGATGCCGGCACGCTGGTGGCGTGGTCCAGCGGTTCGTTGCTGAACCTGGCGCAAGGCAAGTTCGGTCGTTTCGACGAGACCAACGTGCGCTGGCTGGCCGCCGTCGGCACCAGTTACGGCGCCATCGCGGTGAAGAGCGATTCGCCCTACAAGACCCTCGACGATCTGGTCAAAGCCCTGAAGAAAGATCCGAGCTCCGTGGTCATCGGTTCCGGCGGCACCGTCGGCAGCCAGGACTGGATGCAGACCGCACTGATCGCCAAGGCTGCCGGAATCAACCCGCGTGACCTGCGTTACGTCGCCCTCGAAGGCGGCGGCGAAATCGCTACTGCACTGCTCGGCGGTCACATCCAGGTCGGCAGTACCGACATCTCCGACTCCATGCCGCACATCCAGAGCGGTGACATGCGGCTGCTCGCAGTGTTCGCCGACAAGCGCATCGACGAGCCGGAAATGAAAGACATCCCGACCGCGCGCGAGCAGGGCTACGACATCGTCTGGCCGGTGGTGCGCGGTTTCTACCTCGGGCCAAAAGTCAGCGACGAAGACTACGCCTGGTGGAAAGACGCCTTCGACAAACTGCTGGCCTCGGACGACTTCGCCAAGCTGCGCGATCAACGTGAACTGTTCCCGTTCGCCATGACCGGCCCGGAGCTGGACACCTACGTGAAGAAGCAGGTCGCGGACTACAAAGTGCTGGCCAAAGAGTTCGGCCTGATTCAGTGA